From the Gammaproteobacteria bacterium genome, the window GTGGCAAAGTTGTTCCGCCGCGTGATCCCTCGGCGCTCGTGGCGGGGTGGCAGGCTGTGTTGAATTTATCGGATCAGGACCGCGCCGGGCTGGGCGCCAAGGCGCGTGAGCGCATCGTTAAGGAATACCGTTGCCAACATCTCATCGATACCAGCGAAGCACTGCTGAGCCGCCTGCTCCCCTCCACATCGCCCACATCATCACCGGCCTGAACGTGGGCGGTGCGGAAATGATGTTGTACAAGCTACTGTCCGCCACCGACCGCGGCCGGTTTAAGCCCGTGGTGATTGCGCTCACTGCCGGTGGCCCCATGGCGGACACGTTGCGTGCGCTGGGTGTGCCGGTGCACTGCCTGGGCTTGCGGCCGTCCTGGCCCAATCCGCTTGCCGTCGCCCGATTGCTGGCGTGCTTGCGGCGGGAAAACACGGCCTTTGTGCAAACCTGGATGTATCACGCCGATTTGCTGGGTGGCCTGGCGGGGCGCTGGCTGGGGCTGCCGGTGCTGTGGGGGGTCAGGCAAAGCACCTTCGATCCAGCCAGCAAGCGCAGCACCCGCGCCATGATGAAGCTCTGCGCTCGGCTGTCGCGGCGCGTGCCGGCGCGCATTGTCTGCTGCGCCCAGGCCGCCGCTGCCGTGCATCGGGCCGAGGGTTACGCGGCGGAAAAGATGCTGGTCATTCCCAATGGTTTCGACGTGGATGAATTCAAACCCGCGCCGCAGCAGCGTGACGCCGTGCGCACCGAACTGGGTCTGGCGCCGGACACGCCGCTGGTGGGGCTGGTGGCACGGTTCGATCCGCAAAAAGACCATCGCACTTTTTTGGAGGCCGCGGCCCTGTTGCACCGGTGCCGGCCCGAGGTGAATTTCCTTCT encodes:
- a CDS encoding glycosyltransferase, whose product is MAHIITGLNVGGAEMMLYKLLSATDRGRFKPVVIALTAGGPMADTLRALGVPVHCLGLRPSWPNPLAVARLLACLRRENTAFVQTWMYHADLLGGLAGRWLGLPVLWGVRQSTFDPASKRSTRAMMKLCARLSRRVPARIVCCAQAAAAVHRAEGYAAEKMLVIPNGFDVDEFKPAPQQRDAVRTELGLAPDTPLVGLVARFDPQKDHRTFLEAAALLHRCRPEVNFLLCGAGVEPSNPDLAAWCREGGLNGVCHLLGPRSDMARFNAALDVAVSSSSYGEGFPNVLGEAMAAGVPCVVTDVGDSAAIVGDTGRVVAPRDPAALAAALAEVLALPAATRQALGAAARQRVVEQYSLPVVARRFEALYQDVLR